In Spirochaetota bacterium, the genomic window CCTGTGACAAACCTAAACGTTTTCCAATTGCTAATGCATACTGAGCAACACGTATAGTATGCCCACTGGTATAAGGATCTTTATCCTCCATTGCACTGATTAATACTGTTATTATTTCAAACACTCTTTCATTTAGCTTTTCATCAAATGATGCTGTGGTGCTATTCTGCCTCATCATTAATTTCTGCATGTAGCGTAACACATTATCAAAACGCCCATTGTCAATAGAAAATGGATAGGTAAGGTTACCCTTTTCAAACTGTTTCAGAACTGTTAAAAGCGAAGCAGCAACATCATTGTATCGTTTATGCAGCATTTTACTAACAATTACAAAAGATATACTCACTGCCACTATGTTTGCCAAAATCAAAAGTATAATCTCGGAAAAGAAACTTATGGCAATGTATTTGAGAGCAAACTGATGTACCAGTAAAAACAGTACATTAATAGTAACTATCGCACATAATAAAATTAAGTATATTATGACGGTTAATTTTTTTCTTTTAAGGTATTTATATGTAAAAAGATTCGTCACATCCATAGTACTATTCTCACAGTGTAATCAGTAATTATAAAATACTTAAAATCATACCAGATTTCAAATTATTGTTATTTCTTTATGTGCGATAGTTCCTGTAAATTAATTATTGACGTTAAATGCATACTTAGTACATCTGTTTACAATCTTAATACACAACAATGTGACCATACTTTAAAAGGGGAGAAAAATGTCAAGAATACTTTCAGGCATACAACCGTCTGGAACGCTTCATATTGGCAATTACTTTGCCATGATGAAACCCATGATTGAACTGCAGCACAATAACGACCTGTTTTGTTTTATTGTTAATTATCATGCACTCACCAGTATTCACAATCCACAGGAACTATCTGAAAATACCTTAAATGCTGCAATGGACTTTATTGCATTAGGCCTTGATCCTGATAAAGCTCATTTCTGGGTACAATCTGATATCCCTGAAGTTACTGAACTTGCATGGATACTATCGTGCCACACCGGCTTAGGACTTTTAGAACGTAGTCACAGTTATAAGGATAAAATTGCAAAAGGCATTGTCCCAAACACTGGCCTTTTTACCTATCCAGTTCTTATGGCCGCTGACATACTGCTTTTCAATGCTGAAGTCATCCCTGTTGGCAAAGACCAGAAGCAGCACTTAGAAATAACACGCGACATAGCTGAACGGTTTAACCAGATGTATGGTGAAGTATTTGTGTTGCCTGAACCAATGATATCGGAAGATATTGCAGTCATACCCGGCATTGATGGGCAAAAAATGTCTAAAAGCTATAATAATACTATAAATATTTTTGAAGATGAAGCCACACT contains:
- a CDS encoding HD-GYP domain-containing protein — encoded protein: MDVTNLFTYKYLKRKKLTVIIYLILLCAIVTINVLFLLVHQFALKYIAISFFSEIILLILANIVAVSISFVIVSKMLHKRYNDVAASLLTVLKQFEKGNLTYPFSIDNGRFDNVLRYMQKLMMRQNSTTASFDEKLNERVFEIITVLISAMEDKDPYTSGHTIRVAQYALAIGKRLGLSQEQMRLLNHAAAAHDIGKIGIPIEIIEKNGRLNEKEKLLMESHPIRGMKILSSIDYLEDIASIIMYHHERTDGKGYYQLPGEKIPIESKIIAVADALDAMLSDRPYRKALSLYEAKQEIIKNKGTQFDPKVVDALINVLEEKESLKEFIAF
- the trpS gene encoding tryptophan--tRNA ligase, producing MSRILSGIQPSGTLHIGNYFAMMKPMIELQHNNDLFCFIVNYHALTSIHNPQELSENTLNAAMDFIALGLDPDKAHFWVQSDIPEVTELAWILSCHTGLGLLERSHSYKDKIAKGIVPNTGLFTYPVLMAADILLFNAEVIPVGKDQKQHLEITRDIAERFNQMYGEVFVLPEPMISEDIAVIPGIDGQKMSKSYNNTINIFEDEATLKKKVMRIVTDSTPVEAPKNPDTCNLFALYKLFAEPAKTEILRERYRKGGI